TTGAAGTTGCTCCGCGCACGTGTGCGACACATTGGAACAGATGTAAACTTGGCGCTGATGAACGACATTTTTACGTACTTGGCCCAACACATTGATTTGCGGTTCCGCACGTTCGTCGAGGACTTGTTGATAGAAGATGGTCGAATTCGCGGAATTCAGGTCCGCGGCGATGAGAAAATTGAGGCCGATTATGTGATTATGGCGCCGGGGCGCGATGGATCGACATGGTTGTCCGATTTGTTCCGCAGACATCATCTGAAGATGAGCAACAATCAGGTGGACATTGGCGTTCGCGTGGAGACGTCAAACGTCGTCATGCAAGAAATCAACGAGCATTTATACGAAGGGAAGTTTATTTTCCACTCGCCATCTACAGGGCTCAAGGTGAGAACGTTTTGCAGTAACCCGTCGGGACACGTCGTGATTGAGAACCACACCGGGGTCATGGCGGCGAATGGGCACGCTTATAAGGATCCCGGGCTCGGGACGCAGAATACGAACTTCGCCTTGCTCGTCAGTCATCGGTTTACTGAGCCGTTTGACCGCCCGAATGAATTTGCGAAGAGCATTTGTAGACAGGCGAATGAGTTGTCCAACGGATCGATTATCGTACAAAAGTACGGGGACATCTTAAAGGGTCGGCGCAGCACGGTCGAGCGTATTCGGGAAGGATTTATCGAACCGACCCTCAAGGAAGCGGTTCCAGGTGATCTCGGTTTGGTTCTTCCACACAAGACGATGGTGGCACTTCAAGAGATGATTGAAGCCTTGAATCACGTGACGCCGGGTATTGCGAGCGACCATACCTTATTTTATGGCGTCGAGGCCAAGTTTTACGCGTCGCGCGCCGACGTCGGACGCGACTTGCAGACGAAGGTGGCGGGACTCTATTGTGCCGGAGACGGCCCGGGAATTTCGCGGGGCATTGCCCAGGCAGCCAGCAGCGGGGTGTACGTGGCGCGAAATATCGCCGCACAGTTGAGTTAAGTCGCAGTAGGTGGCACAACGTAATCTGTTTTTGAGGGGCTTCGGGCGGCGTCGCGACAAACGCCGTCCGGAGCCTTTTTTACGATTCGGCTAATGGGCTGTGCAAGAGCGTGTTGGAAATCGGGAGCTGCGCGGCGCCGAGGACGATAGCGTCCTCGTTGGCGACCGTCAGGCAGACCTGCTTGTTGGAAGCCATGGCGCGGTGGCCGACGACATACTGGACTTCTGGTAAAAACAACGGGGCGGCTTGTGCCATGGTTCCCCCGATGACGACAAGTCCTGGATTTAACGAGTTGACAATATTGGCAATGCCGATGCCGAGATATTGCCCGAGCGTTCGAAATGCGCGTTGGTAACCGGGACTCGTCGCGGCCTTATCGACGGCTAAGGAGACGAGATTGGGTGACAGCTCAAGCGACGCTGGTATCTCTTCCACTTCGCGCAAGTAGCGCAGTAAGGCTTGTTCTGAGGCGTACTGCTCCCAGCACCCGTAATTGCCGCATGCACAAACAGCGCCCATGGCTGCGATGGACGTGTGGCCGAACTCCCCAGCGATTCCATCCTGCCCTCGGTAGAGATGACCGTTGACGACAATGCCTGTGCCAATTCCAATGCCGACGTTGACAAACACGAGGTTTTGCTGATGGCGCTCACGATAGATGGACCATGCGCCGCAATTGCCGTCGTTGTCGACGAAGACGGGAAAGGAAAACGATTTTGACAGGCTGTCGGTCAAATTCCAATCGCGAATCTCGATATTCGGTAAATAGAAGACGGACCCTGTTCGGTAATTGACGATACCTGGAAGCGCGATGCCTGCTCCCAAGATACCGTGACAACTGGGTGGAGCTTGTTGGATGGCGCGTTGAATTTCCTCAACCAACAATTCCTCTAATTCGTATTGAGACAAAAGACCATGTATTGCGGCGATAGGCCGCATGTGTTGATATACAATCCCGCCGCTCAAGTCCGCCAGTATCGTTTTCATGTGGGTGATTTGGACATCCACGCCGATACAGAACCCAGCGGAAGCGTTGATTTTGAGCATGACCGGTTTGCGGCCGCCGTTCGATGCGCCAAGGCCGATTTCTTGAACGAACTGCTCGGCAATCAGTTCGTCCACGAGCGAAGATACGGTCGCCTTGTTGAGTCCGGTCACTTGAGAGATTTCCATTCGTGACAACGGACCTTGATTATAGATTATTTCTGTGACGTACCCTTTGTTAATTTGCCGCATGGTTGCAGCATCCACGGTCTTCGCCAATGATCCCACCTCAAGTTTTGCAAAGAACTATTGCGAACTGATTGCATATAGTTTAACATACAAACGAAGACGCGAAAGCGTATTCAAAAAACTTGCCTTAATGGCATCTGTGACGTCCATATCACGGTGAGTTGGTTGTGAAGAGCAACAAAACAGACCGGAGATTGGAATCATCATACAAAAATAGGCATCATAGACGTCACGATAGTAAGCGTTTGCACAAGGGGGATTACAAATGAAAATGAAGAGTATGCTATCCGCTGGCGCAGCAGTTGTTGTCGCTATGACCCTAGCTACAGCGTGTGGGGTCACGACGTCAGGGTCATCCGGAGACAATTCGAGTGGCGGAGGATCTTCCTCATCTAGCAGTGGAAGCGGTACCATCGCATTGCTGCTTCCAGATACGACTTCGTCGGCTCGTTACGAGTCCCAGGATAAACCTGACTTTACAGCTGAAGTAAAGAAACTTGATCCATCGGCGAAAGTAGATTATCAGAACGCCCAGGGTGATTCGACGACCCAACAGCAACAGGCTGAGGCGGAAATTACAAATGGCGCAAAGGTTCTGGTGGTTGACCCTGTCGACTCGGCTGCGGCTGCAACCATCGTCACTGAGGCGGACAAAGCTGGCGTCAAGGTCATCTCCTATGACCGGATGATTTCCAAAGCACCCGTTGACTATTACGTCTCTTTTGATAATGAAGAGGTCGGCAAACTACAAGGACAGTATATTGCGGATCATACGCCGAAAGGCGGCACTGTCGTCATGATTGACGGGGCGCAGACGGACAACAACGCGCTGGACTTCCGCAAGGGCGCACACGAGGTGCTTGATCCGCTGTTCAAGAATGGAACGTTGAAACTTGGGTATGAGTCGTACACCCCAAATTGGGACCCGCAGAATGGCTTGCGCGAGATGGAGCAGGCGCTGACCAAACTCAATAACCACGTCGATGCGGTGCTATCCGCAAACGATGGGCTCGCGGGGTCGGTTATTCAGGCGCTGAGCGCACAACACTTGGCTGGCAAGGTGCCCGTCACAGGGCAGGATGCGACGGACGCAGGGCTGCACGACATCATGCTTGGAACCCAGTCGATGACGGTCTATAAGGCTGTGCCGCAGGAAGCGAAAGTCGCTGCTGAGCTTGCAGTCGATATCTTAAAAGGTCAAAAACCTGGATCTGACTTAGTCAACGGCACGCAGGACAACGGTTCGGGGACGCCGATTCCAGCTGTCCTGTTGAAACCAGTCGTCGTGACCAAGGACAATATTCAAGATACTGTCATCAAGGACGGCTTTACGACGATGGCCAAGATTAACAACCCGAAATAAGAGAGCGGCAGTTCAACTGCTTTGGATTTTTGGGAGGAGGGCCAGTTTTACTCCTCCCCAAAAGACCAACGATGTTTTTGGAGGTGTTTGGAGTGACGAGTGAACAAAGTACACCCTTGCTCAGCGTTCAGGACATCCGTAAGCGCTTTGGTGCTGTGCAAGCGCTACAGGGCGTGTCTTTAGACGTCTACCCTGGGGAAGTCGTGGCACTTGTGGGCGACAACGGGGCTGGTAAGTCGACGACGATTAAAATGATTGCAGGTGTTGAGCAACCGGATGAAGGTCAGATTTACTTCGAGGGGCAACCGGTTTCCCTTTCAAGTCCAAGCGTGGCAGAGCGCCTCGGAATTCAGACCGTGTATCAAGATCTCGCTTTGTGCGACAACTTGGACATTGTCTCTAACCTGTTTCTTGGCCGGGAGTTGAAGCGAACCCTGATTCCAGGGCTTCCGAAGATGCTCAAGAAGGCGGAGATGGAAGAGCGCGCACTACCTGTATTGCAGGATTTGTCCATTAATTTGCCGGCACTCAGCACACTAGTTGCAGGGCTGTCTGGTGGTCAACGGCAGATGGTTGCGGTCGCCCGTGCGGTGCTTTGGGGCTCGAAGTTGGTCATGCTCGACGAGCCAACTGCGGCCCTTGGCGTAGCGCAGACGAAAGCGGTGCTCGAGTTGATTGAACGCTTGGCGAGTCGCGGCGTTGGCGTCCTGGTGATTTCGCACAATATGGCGGATGTGCTTCAAGTGGCAGACAGAATTGTCGTTCTTCGACTCGGTCGAACGGTTGCGAACTTTATTAAGACAGAGACGGACCGTGAGGAACTGGTTGCCGCGATTACGGGTGTCAACGAGGAGGTGGCAACAGCCAAATGAGTGCGAATGTACAGAAGGGACAACACACAGTGGGCGCCACGCCAACCGGCCTGCGGGCGCGGCTTGCAAGCGGGGATTTAGGACTTATTCCGGTCATTATTGCCCTTATCGTTATTTGGATTGTCTTTGAATCCGTCAATGGAAATTTCCTTTCCGGACGGAACTTGTCAAACTTGATTTTACAGATTGCCGAAATTGGTATGCTCGGCATTGGTGAGACATTTGTTTTGTTACTTGGCGAAATTGACTTGTCTATTGGCGCTGTCAGCGGTGTCGCGGCGGCCGTTCTCGTCTTGCTCTCCGTCGCTGGCGTGAACCCGTGGCTGTGTATCTTGTTAAGTGTGGTTAGCGGTGGTTTGATTGGGATATTCCAGGGTTTTTGGGTGACGATTATCGGCGTGCCAGCCTTCATCGTCACGCTCGCCGGTTCGCTGGGCTATCAGGGGATTCTTTTGGGGATGCTCGGAAATACCGGTACGGTTCCGATTTCGAACAAGACGCTGTTGGATTTGACTTCGACGTATTTGACACCCGCGACAGGGTGGGTATTGGTGGTCATTGTTACAGTGCTGTACGCACTTGGGGCGTTCATGATGCAGAAGAACCGCGAAAAGCGGCATTTGCCAGCCCCGTCGACCACTGCGACGTTGACACGCTCGCTCATCGTCTTGGTGGTTTCTGCAATTGTCGTCGGCGTCCTGAATACGTATCGTGGACTTCCGGTAGCAGGCTTTATCCTGTTGGTCTTCATCGCCCTCTTCGCGTTTATCACACAGTCGACGAGATATGGACGCCATATCTACGCGCTGGGTGGAAATAAAGAGGCAGCGCGCCGCGCTGGTATCAATATCCGGGCGATTAAAATTAGTATCTTCACGTTAGCGGGACTGATGGGCGCAATTGGCGGTATTATTGGCGCTTCGCGACTGGGTTCTGCATCACCTGCTTCTGGTGGTGGCAATTTGTTGATGGACTCTATTGCCGCTGCTGTTATCGGTGGTACTAGTTTATTTGGCGGACGCGGTAGCATGTGGAACGCACTCGCCGGGGCACTTGTTATCGGTAGTGTGGAAAATGGGATGGACTTACTCAGTGCGCCATCCAGCACGAAGTATATTGTCGAGGGTGGTATCCTGTTGTTGGCTGTTACGATTGATACCATCACGCGTCGCCGTCGCACACGCGCCGGTCGTTAATTCAATCATTCATATTGGAAGAGAAAATTAGATTGAGCGCCGCCAAGCGGGACGGAGATGTTATGTCCAACTTGGCGGCGTTTCTTTATCCCCCCTTGTTTAGACGCGCGGGCTCCCGCGCGTCTTTGCCTTGCTGTTGATTTTTAATATCTCCATGAAGCGTCATCAGAAGATTTTTATTGAAGTAGAAGAAATATATTGATTATTTCGTTTACCAGATTTACTATTATGAAAACGCTTACTCGAAGGGGCAATGAAGCATGAAAAACATGATAAAAACAGGGGTGGCAGTGGCAATTGTCATGGCATTTTCGACTGCCTGTGGTGTCACGACCACCAGCACGTCAAATCAATCTGGTTCCGGCGGGAATTCGTCAACCAGCGATGGAAGC
Above is a genomic segment from Alicyclobacillus acidoterrestris containing:
- a CDS encoding NAD(P)/FAD-dependent oxidoreductase, which translates into the protein MTQKYDVIIIGAGPAGLYAAYEFTKTAPKAKILLVDKGVEAKYRHCPIMEGKIDKCPPANKIKTYASCWPACGVINGAGGAGSFSDGKFNITSEFGGFLTDYLPPSEVLRLIHHVDEINLKHGAPDTITDPTTDAVAQIERRAIGAGLKLLRARVRHIGTDVNLALMNDIFTYLAQHIDLRFRTFVEDLLIEDGRIRGIQVRGDEKIEADYVIMAPGRDGSTWLSDLFRRHHLKMSNNQVDIGVRVETSNVVMQEINEHLYEGKFIFHSPSTGLKVRTFCSNPSGHVVIENHTGVMAANGHAYKDPGLGTQNTNFALLVSHRFTEPFDRPNEFAKSICRQANELSNGSIIVQKYGDILKGRRSTVERIREGFIEPTLKEAVPGDLGLVLPHKTMVALQEMIEALNHVTPGIASDHTLFYGVEAKFYASRADVGRDLQTKVAGLYCAGDGPGISRGIAQAASSGVYVARNIAAQLS
- a CDS encoding ROK family transcriptional regulator, which gives rise to MAKTVDAATMRQINKGYVTEIIYNQGPLSRMEISQVTGLNKATVSSLVDELIAEQFVQEIGLGASNGGRKPVMLKINASAGFCIGVDVQITHMKTILADLSGGIVYQHMRPIAAIHGLLSQYELEELLVEEIQRAIQQAPPSCHGILGAGIALPGIVNYRTGSVFYLPNIEIRDWNLTDSLSKSFSFPVFVDNDGNCGAWSIYRERHQQNLVFVNVGIGIGTGIVVNGHLYRGQDGIAGEFGHTSIAAMGAVCACGNYGCWEQYASEQALLRYLREVEEIPASLELSPNLVSLAVDKAATSPGYQRAFRTLGQYLGIGIANIVNSLNPGLVVIGGTMAQAAPLFLPEVQYVVGHRAMASNKQVCLTVANEDAIVLGAAQLPISNTLLHSPLAES
- a CDS encoding ABC transporter substrate-binding protein; the encoded protein is MKMKSMLSAGAAVVVAMTLATACGVTTSGSSGDNSSGGGSSSSSSGSGTIALLLPDTTSSARYESQDKPDFTAEVKKLDPSAKVDYQNAQGDSTTQQQQAEAEITNGAKVLVVDPVDSAAAATIVTEADKAGVKVISYDRMISKAPVDYYVSFDNEEVGKLQGQYIADHTPKGGTVVMIDGAQTDNNALDFRKGAHEVLDPLFKNGTLKLGYESYTPNWDPQNGLREMEQALTKLNNHVDAVLSANDGLAGSVIQALSAQHLAGKVPVTGQDATDAGLHDIMLGTQSMTVYKAVPQEAKVAAELAVDILKGQKPGSDLVNGTQDNGSGTPIPAVLLKPVVVTKDNIQDTVIKDGFTTMAKINNPK
- a CDS encoding ATP-binding cassette domain-containing protein, encoding MTSEQSTPLLSVQDIRKRFGAVQALQGVSLDVYPGEVVALVGDNGAGKSTTIKMIAGVEQPDEGQIYFEGQPVSLSSPSVAERLGIQTVYQDLALCDNLDIVSNLFLGRELKRTLIPGLPKMLKKAEMEERALPVLQDLSINLPALSTLVAGLSGGQRQMVAVARAVLWGSKLVMLDEPTAALGVAQTKAVLELIERLASRGVGVLVISHNMADVLQVADRIVVLRLGRTVANFIKTETDREELVAAITGVNEEVATAK
- a CDS encoding sugar ABC transporter permease; protein product: MSANVQKGQHTVGATPTGLRARLASGDLGLIPVIIALIVIWIVFESVNGNFLSGRNLSNLILQIAEIGMLGIGETFVLLLGEIDLSIGAVSGVAAAVLVLLSVAGVNPWLCILLSVVSGGLIGIFQGFWVTIIGVPAFIVTLAGSLGYQGILLGMLGNTGTVPISNKTLLDLTSTYLTPATGWVLVVIVTVLYALGAFMMQKNREKRHLPAPSTTATLTRSLIVLVVSAIVVGVLNTYRGLPVAGFILLVFIALFAFITQSTRYGRHIYALGGNKEAARRAGINIRAIKISIFTLAGLMGAIGGIIGASRLGSASPASGGGNLLMDSIAAAVIGGTSLFGGRGSMWNALAGALVIGSVENGMDLLSAPSSTKYIVEGGILLLAVTIDTITRRRRTRAGR